A single window of bacterium DNA harbors:
- a CDS encoding sodium/solute symporter (Members of the Solute:Sodium Symporter (SSS), TC 2.A.21 as described in tcdb.org, catalyze solute:Na+ symport. Known solutes for members of the family include sugars, amino acids, nucleosides, inositols, vitamins, urea or anions, depending on the system.), producing the protein MVFFSILSASAGASSLLRLSPIDLFIIVIYFLVVLAIGFYLKKFAGTGEDFFLAGRKMTAWIAGLSFISANLSSLETMGWSAMAYQYGMLGAHAYLIGAIPAILFLAVVMMPFYYISRTHSVPGYLQMRYGEGARSVAGISFSVMTVAVSGASMFAMAKILNLLLGWDMNVSIWVASITVAIYVTLGGLLSAVFNEVLQFFLIWLGSLLIPILGLIDAGGWNNLMATIQKNVTVIHPTVQNADFTSLWRNLGSFASNPMGIDWFGMIFGFGIAVGFGYWCTDFLQVQRVIVAKDLRSAQNGTLIGAALKMLVPLIVTIPGLLGLAVLFNPDGSTMVLVPESDPRAGITHHTFNDVLPLLMGQYLGPGLLGLGVTAMIAGFMSGMAGNVSAFATVWTYDVYKPLLNKKATDRHYLAMGRWSSVIGILISILTAYSLFYFSNILEYLQVLVFFFIVPLFGTVILGMLWKRATPAGGFWGFLIAILFSISMWAYVHTFPDGYKPQPKATLAPGAVVSMETMEQGGSEAPSLIVIESGRVDLVNVPVPGFDSGQAITVQDVPVALPVALPVKNGITPVQILAPEVMMADSREKHQFGVEGVLVYLKPGVEVHSTFLSKRFAPAAFNPDHAKVIARSEKAKPMAVNMYSGWWSLVVCVLITVVVSLFTKPKSDAELKNLVMGLTPRPKEAPCPWYQKPVFWACVVALVLISVNLLFW; encoded by the coding sequence ATGGTTTTCTTCTCGATTCTCAGCGCTTCAGCAGGCGCCTCCAGCTTGCTGCGATTGAGCCCCATCGATCTGTTTATCATTGTGATCTATTTCCTCGTCGTGCTGGCCATCGGCTTTTATCTGAAAAAATTCGCCGGCACGGGTGAGGATTTTTTTCTTGCCGGCAGAAAGATGACGGCCTGGATCGCCGGGCTTAGTTTTATCTCCGCCAACCTCAGTTCCCTGGAGACCATGGGCTGGAGCGCCATGGCCTACCAGTACGGCATGCTGGGCGCGCACGCCTATCTCATCGGCGCCATTCCGGCGATTCTGTTTCTCGCTGTGGTGATGATGCCCTTTTACTATATCTCCAGGACGCACTCGGTTCCCGGCTATCTGCAGATGCGCTATGGAGAAGGGGCGCGCTCGGTCGCCGGCATCTCGTTCAGCGTGATGACCGTGGCGGTCAGCGGCGCCAGCATGTTCGCCATGGCGAAAATCTTAAACCTGCTGCTGGGCTGGGACATGAACGTCAGCATCTGGGTGGCCTCGATCACCGTGGCGATCTATGTGACTCTGGGCGGGCTGCTGTCCGCGGTGTTCAACGAAGTGCTGCAGTTTTTTCTTATTTGGTTGGGATCGCTGCTCATCCCCATCCTCGGCCTTATCGACGCCGGCGGCTGGAACAACCTGATGGCCACCATACAGAAAAACGTGACGGTCATCCACCCGACGGTGCAGAACGCCGACTTTACCAGTCTGTGGCGCAATCTGGGCTCTTTTGCCAGCAATCCCATGGGCATCGACTGGTTCGGCATGATCTTTGGCTTCGGCATTGCGGTGGGATTCGGTTACTGGTGCACGGATTTTCTCCAGGTTCAGCGCGTCATCGTGGCCAAGGACCTTCGTTCCGCGCAGAACGGAACGCTCATCGGCGCTGCGCTCAAGATGTTGGTGCCGCTCATCGTCACCATTCCGGGTCTTCTGGGACTGGCGGTGCTTTTCAATCCCGACGGCTCCACCATGGTTCTGGTGCCGGAAAGCGATCCACGCGCGGGCATCACCCATCATACGTTCAACGATGTTCTGCCGTTGCTCATGGGCCAGTATCTGGGGCCGGGCCTGCTCGGGCTTGGCGTGACGGCCATGATCGCCGGCTTTATGTCCGGCATGGCCGGCAACGTCAGCGCCTTTGCCACGGTCTGGACCTATGATGTCTATAAACCTCTGCTCAACAAGAAGGCCACGGATCGGCACTATCTGGCCATGGGGCGCTGGAGTTCGGTGATCGGCATTCTTATCTCCATTCTTACCGCTTACTCTCTGTTCTACTTTTCCAACATCCTCGAGTATCTTCAGGTCCTGGTTTTCTTTTTCATCGTGCCGTTGTTCGGCACCGTGATCCTCGGCATGTTGTGGAAGCGGGCGACGCCGGCCGGCGGATTCTGGGGATTTTTAATCGCCATTCTTTTTTCCATCAGCATGTGGGCGTATGTGCACACCTTTCCGGACGGCTATAAACCGCAACCCAAGGCGACGCTGGCGCCGGGAGCGGTGGTGAGTATGGAGACGATGGAACAGGGCGGCTCGGAAGCGCCGTCGCTGATCGTGATCGAAAGCGGCCGGGTGGATCTGGTCAATGTGCCGGTGCCGGGATTCGACTCCGGACAGGCGATCACGGTGCAAGACGTGCCTGTGGCGTTGCCGGTTGCACTGCCGGTGAAAAACGGCATCACTCCGGTTCAGATCCTCGCGCCCGAGGTGATGATGGCTGATTCCCGGGAGAAACATCAATTCGGCGTTGAGGGCGTTCTGGTCTACCTGAAACCCGGGGTGGAGGTGCATTCGACTTTTCTTTCCAAGCGGTTTGCGCCGGCTGCGTTCAATCCGGATCATGCCAAGGTCATCGCGCGTTCAGAAAAGGCAAAGCCTATGGCCGTGAACATGTACAGCGGCTGGTGGTCCTTGGTGGTGTGCGTGCTGATCACCGTGGTGGTGAGCCTTTTTACCAAACCCAAGTCCGATGCAGAGCTCAAGAATCTGGTGATGGGGCTTACGCCGCGGCCCAAAGAGGCCCCCTGTCCGTGGTACCAAAAGCCCGTCTTTTGGGCGTGCGTCGTCGCGTTGGTGCTGATCAGCGTCAATCTACTTTTCTGGTGA
- a CDS encoding carbon-nitrogen hydrolase family protein, translating into MSIPKNTILHLVILLCLLAIKPALAGSTHTGVITIAGGQFPVSTDVQVNADWILKQMREAKQKGADIIHFPECALSGYAGVDYSTLAHFDWPGLQEQTQRIMAAADSLDLWVLLGSMHRLSGENKPHNSVYVINSEGRIVDRYDKRFCTDRDLDFFTPGDHLVTFTLNGVSCGVLICFDVRFPELYRALVQEKVHIVFHSFYNARQKKGSIHPMIMPVTCQAYAGINHVFISMTNSSAKHSWPCHFITPDGRIEKKLKTDKPGVLISTVDLGKNYYDPSAHFRMDAINGKWNSGTIVEDERSKNRTAL; encoded by the coding sequence ATGAGCATCCCAAAGAACACCATCTTACATCTTGTAATTCTCCTTTGCCTGCTGGCCATAAAACCAGCCTTGGCCGGTTCTACTCACACCGGCGTCATCACCATCGCCGGCGGCCAGTTCCCGGTCTCGACCGATGTGCAGGTGAACGCCGACTGGATTCTAAAGCAGATGCGTGAAGCCAAACAAAAAGGCGCTGACATCATCCACTTTCCCGAATGCGCGCTGTCCGGTTACGCAGGCGTGGATTATTCCACGCTGGCCCATTTTGATTGGCCAGGACTGCAGGAACAAACGCAACGGATCATGGCAGCAGCCGATTCATTGGATCTCTGGGTTCTGCTGGGCAGCATGCACCGGCTGAGCGGCGAGAACAAACCGCATAACAGCGTCTATGTAATCAACTCGGAGGGCCGCATCGTCGACCGCTATGATAAACGCTTTTGCACTGACCGCGATCTGGACTTTTTCACGCCAGGAGATCATCTGGTCACTTTTACGCTGAACGGCGTTTCCTGCGGCGTTCTGATCTGTTTCGACGTGCGGTTCCCAGAGTTATATCGGGCTTTAGTGCAGGAGAAGGTCCACATCGTTTTCCACTCGTTTTACAACGCCCGGCAGAAAAAAGGCAGCATTCATCCGATGATTATGCCGGTCACCTGCCAGGCCTATGCCGGCATCAATCATGTCTTTATTTCCATGACCAACTCTTCCGCTAAACACAGCTGGCCCTGCCATTTCATCACTCCGGACGGTCGTATCGAGAAAAAACTGAAAACCGACAAGCCGGGCGTGCTCATCTCGACGGTCGATCTGGGAAAAAACTATTATGATCCCAGCGCCCATTTTCGCATGGATGCCATCAACGGCAAATGGAACAGCGGGACGATCGTGGAGGATGAGCGGTCAAAAAATCGGACAGCGCTTTAG